One genomic segment of Pempheris klunzingeri isolate RE-2024b chromosome 21, fPemKlu1.hap1, whole genome shotgun sequence includes these proteins:
- the LOC139221292 gene encoding uncharacterized protein, whose amino-acid sequence MIRAQVQQEHTEPIEQDFNLMFGDAVSAKFLEKWPTVYKQKVLEQSHGLTQTGELQHLVQNAESTTEVENGRGSDMSSLLILIHLLPPSPHGRKRPKLSAGRASDQLVKFIETGISIQGHLDSITESLQPYLLAVGTKRSVIHKCFIVIDKHAIPCKSLDWLSCFDELFKAHFVFGASYSHDPVNMCNFLQTTIYEIDVGNTKVNPRVAEPRARMLH is encoded by the exons ATGATCAGAGCGCAGGTGCAGCAGGAGCACACTGAGCCG ATCGAACAGGATTTCAATCTGATGTTTGGTGATGCAGTCTCTGCCAAGTTTCTGGAGAAGTGGCCTACTGTCTACAAGCAGAAAGTCCTTGAACAGAGTCATGGCCTCACACAGACGGGCGAGCTTCAACACCTGGTTCAAAATGCTGAATCTACAACAGAAGTGGAGAATG GTCGGGGCAGTGACATGTCATCCCTTCTGATCCTTATCCACCTTCTGCCACCATCACCTCATGGCCGCAAGAGACCAAAGCTCTCGGCTGGACGAGCCAGTGACCAGCTTGTGAAGTTCATCGAG ACGGGCATCAGCATCCAGGGGCATCTGGACAGCATCACGGAAAGCCTTCAACCCTATCTGCTTGCTGTGGGCACCAAGAGGAGTGTGATTCACAAGTGCTTCATTGTGATTGACAAACATGCCATACCTTGTAAGTCACTAGACTGGCTTTCCTGTTTTGATGAGCTTTTTAAAGCTCATTTTGTCTTTGGTGCCTCGTACAGCCACGACCCGGTAAACATGTGCAACTTCTTGCAGACCACCATTTATGAAATAGATGTTGGTAACACAAAGGTGAATCCTAGGGTTGCAGAGCCGAGGGCTCGGATGCTGCATTGa
- the LOC139221475 gene encoding uncharacterized protein isoform X2, protein MKPIPPQHSPPRSNSGTEHSVGIIIVLVSVVVLIIILSVTVRCKGQSVRERLFTRSTPLSEVDIHANMYANSVADYYSHHHRHQVPPAGEQGEGDDKETSSSSEDEFEDLSGCPKSSVGPEKTDYVRVKPGGAAWAADNCINMSGVSRKDEAGNTSETNTGGGARSSLVQDNDMEDDEEDEVTYTHVIIKPKVGSQ, encoded by the exons ATGAAGCCCATACCTCCACAACACTCACCTCCAag ATCCAACAGTGGCACAGAACACAGTGTGGGCATCATAATAGTGCTGGTCAGCGTAGTCGTCCTGATCATCATTTTGTCTGTTACAGTCAGATGCAAGG GTCAAAGCGTCAGAGAAAGGTTGTTTACAAGGAGTACACCACTATCAGAAGTTGACATCCATGCAAACATGTACGCTAACTCAGTCGCTGACTATTACAGTCATCATCACCGTCATCAGGTGCCCCCAGCAGGTGAACAAGGTGAAG GGGATGACAAGGAGACCTCAAGTAGCTCAGAAGATGAG TTTGAGGACCTGTCTGGTTGCCCAAAGTCCTCTGTCGGGCCAGAAAAAACAGATTACGTCAGGGTTAAACCGGGAGGAGCCGCCTGGGCTGCAGATAATTGTATCAACATGTCGGGCGTGAGTAGAAAAGATGAGGCGGGAAACACGAGTGAGACGaatacaggaggaggagctcgGAGTAGCTTGGTGCAGGATAACGACATGGAGGACGACGAGGAAGATGAGGTCACCTACACCCACGTGATCATCAAACCCAAAGTTGGAAGCCAGTAG